AAGCTCCGGGGACAGACTTACGATATTCATGGCAATCCACTTTGAAGAAGGATCAAGGACCGGATCAAAGTCCATGGGATCCGGTTCAGGCGCCCAGATTTTATCCCAGTTCTTGAAGAAAGGCGGCACGTTATCGGGCTTGACCCGGTCCGGACAGAGCAGCACAAGACCGGGACGCAGCGGAATAATGGTGGAATCGATATGGATATAGGCATAGACATTGTCCACCGGATGCACCCGATAATCCGCCCCCAGGTGCTCCTGCAGCCAGGCAGCGCCGCGGTAATTCCCGGTATTCGAAATCTGAAATATTATATCCCGCCCGCATTTAAGCAGGTTGGCGGCATCAAAGGCCGGTTCTTCATTGCAGAGCGTAAAACGACCGAGCACACTGCGGTCATACATCGAATCAAGCAGCCGGGGGCGCGGCGCCCTCACCGTATGCGCAAAAAGATGGCGCAGGGTACGTTCGGCCTCATCAACTCGATGACGCAGGACCATCGGCGTTTCAATGGCCTGTTCACCCACCGTAAAGATCGAATCCCGTGGACAGTAGGCATAATAGCCATCGGCCGACCAGTCAGCAGTGGTGTAGTGCCGGCTGAAGTCATCGGCCCGCGAGCGATGCACACGAACCCCCTGTTGTTCCAAAGCCTCGACAAACAGAGACAGATCCTCACGGGTCTCGTCAATGACCCGATCCGGATAAGGCCCGGTCCGCGTCTTACGAAAATGATCCTCACTCAGGTTTCCGTAATTGACACTGTGGAGAGATTCATCCTTCACGGAAGGCATCTGCGCATTATCAATGGTCCCAACCACGATCTCACGGATGGGATCCCATTCGTTGTGGGTATGGACCTTGAGTTTTTCACCCATCCTGTTCATTCCTTGAGTGTATCTGACGGAAAAGTCTCAGCAGGGCGAGGCTTATACCGATCATATTGCTGATGGAAAAGGCCTTGCTCTTCCGCCCTTCAAGATTAAAACAATCCTCTACCCCGACTTCCATGAAACTCGCGCCACCCTTTAAGAGCTTGATGATGTACACCGCCTGAAAGGCATAAGAATCTGTTCCGGCTTTAATCCCGCGGACCTGGCTCGTCCGATATAGTACAAGGTGATTATAGTACCGGAGTCGAAGTCCAAAAAGCAGGTTCAGGAGCTGTTTGTACGCCCAGGAGATCAGGTTGCGGATTTTATTTCTTTCCCTGGTGTTGGTCGGATAGGGAATGATCAGATCGGCATGGCCGTGACAGCCGAGAATCTTATCCAGAGCCGCCTCCGGAGTGGCCCCCTTGCTGTCAACATACATGAATAATCCCATCCGGGCTTTCTCAATCCCCTGCCGCACAACCCCGCCAAGGCCTCGGGCCGGAAGGTTATGGACGACCATAACCCGTGGATGGGAGGCGGCCAGCTCTTCGGCGATTTCCCCGGTCCGGTCAGTACTCCCATCATTGACAATAATCAGTTCAAAATCCGCAAAATAGCGCGGCACTACATCAAGCACCACCCCGGCCGCATCACGCAGGTGCACCTCTTCGTCCCGGGCCGGCATCAC
This portion of the Pseudomonadota bacterium genome encodes:
- a CDS encoding inosamine-phosphate amidinotransferase 1, whose product is MGEKLKVHTHNEWDPIREIVVGTIDNAQMPSVKDESLHSVNYGNLSEDHFRKTRTGPYPDRVIDETREDLSLFVEALEQQGVRVHRSRADDFSRHYTTADWSADGYYAYCPRDSIFTVGEQAIETPMVLRHRVDEAERTLRHLFAHTVRAPRPRLLDSMYDRSVLGRFTLCNEEPAFDAANLLKCGRDIIFQISNTGNYRGAAWLQEHLGADYRVHPVDNVYAYIHIDSTIIPLRPGLVLLCPDRVKPDNVPPFFKNWDKIWAPEPDPMDFDPVLDPSSKWIAMNIVSLSPELVMVEKNQTNLMRALEKHGINSMPVQLRHMRSLGGGPHCITLDVRREGTLEDYA
- a CDS encoding glycosyltransferase; its protein translation is MIPLRQGLTVVMPARDEEVHLRDAAGVVLDVVPRYFADFELIIVNDGSTDRTGEIAEELAASHPRVMVVHNLPARGLGGVVRQGIEKARMGLFMYVDSKGATPEAALDKILGCHGHADLIIPYPTNTRERNKIRNLISWAYKQLLNLLFGLRLRYYNHLVLYRTSQVRGIKAGTDSYAFQAVYIIKLLKGGASFMEVGVEDCFNLEGRKSKAFSISNMIGISLALLRLFRQIHSRNEQDG